A single window of Gossypium hirsutum isolate 1008001.06 chromosome A10, Gossypium_hirsutum_v2.1, whole genome shotgun sequence DNA harbors:
- the LOC107897415 gene encoding protein TIFY 11B: MSNLGQKSPDRASFVNLLSQYLKEKRNLGDFSLGMTSKPDAKGLETSRQQAKNMNFLSNMPNCSESSRPNLVASTSNVKSSDFFPEIGSFCASSSKEDTINKTDFMKSAAVEPKNAQLTIFFGGQVLVYNDFPADKVKEIMAVANRGWSTACSGVVADSSMEKLNANLDKIDYSSPHIPDLNITSATVNSSAQDPSVERHQYVGSDLRIARRNSLHKFFEKRKDRAAMRAPYQLINHQGSPPPPKPDENKPSHEEGQSSKETPRDIDLNL; encoded by the exons ATGTCTAATTTAGGGCAAAAATCTCCTGACAGAGCAAGTTTTGTCAATCTTCTAAGCCAGTACTTGAAAGAAAAAAGGAATCTTGGGGATTTCAGCCTTGGAATGACTTCAAAACCAGATGCTAAAG GGCTTGAAACATCTAGGCAACAAGCAAAAAACATGAATTTTTTGTCCAATATGCCGAATTGTTCTGAGAGTTCAAGACCAAATCTTGTGGCGTCTACCTCAAATGTGAAATCTTCAGATTTCTTTCCAGAGATTGGCAGTTTTTGTGCTTCCAGTTCCAAGGAAGATACCATTAACAAGACAGATTTCAT GAAATCAGCAGCAGTGGAACCAAAGAATGCTCAGCTGACCATATTTTTTGGTGGCCAAGTGCTTGTATATAATGATTTTCCCGCGGACAAGGTGAAGGAGATCATGGCCGTAGCTAACCGTGGATGGTCAACTGCATGTAGTGGTGTTGTTGCCGACTCTTCCATGGAAAAACTGAATGCTAACCTTGACAAAATTGACTACAGCAGTCCTCATATCCCTGACTTGAACATCACCTCTGCAACCGTGAATAGTTCAGCTCAAGATCCTTCGGTTGAGCGACACCAATATGTCGGTTCAG ATTTGAGAATTGCAAGAAGAAACTCACTTCACAAGTTCTTTGAAAAGAGAAAAGACAG GGCGGCCATGAGAGCTCCATACCAACTGATCAACCACCAAGGTTCCCCGCCTCCACCTAAACCCGACGAAAACAAGCCATCTCACGAGGAAGGTCAATCATCAAAAGAAACACCAAGAGACATTGATCTCAACTTATAG
- the LOC107897416 gene encoding oligouridylate-binding protein 1B isoform X1, whose product MQHQRLKQQQQALMQQALLQQQSLYHPGILAPPQIEPIPSGNLPAGFDPSTCRSVYVGNIHTQVTEPLLQEVFASTGPVEGCKLVRKEKSSYGFVHYFDRRSAALAILSLNGRHLFGQPIKVNWAYASGQREDTSGHFNIFVGDLSPEVTDAMLFACFSVYPSCSDARVMWDQKTGRSRGFGFVSFRNQQEAQSAINDLSGKWLGSRQIRCNWATKGASSNDDKQSSDAKSVVELTNGSSEDGKETTNTEAPENNPQYTTVYVGNLASEVTQLELHRHFHALGAGVIEEVRVQRDKAFGFVRYSTHAEAALAIQMGNAQSYLCGKQIKCSWGSKPTPPGTSSNPLPPPAAPLPGLSATDLLAYERQLAMSKMGGVHALMHPQGQHPLKQAAMGVGAAGASQAIYDGGYPNVAAAQQLMYYQ is encoded by the exons ATGCAGCACCAGAGGCTGAAGCAACAGCAACAAGCCTTGATGCAACAAGCTCTTCTTCAACAGCAGTCTCTCTATCATCCCGGCATATTAGCTCCTCCTCAG ATAGAGCCAATTCCCAGTGGAAATCTGCCTGCTGGTTTTGATCCAAGCACTTGCCGCAGTGT GTATGTGGGAAATATCCATACACAAGTGACTGAACCACTACTTCAAGAGGTTTTTGCAAGTACTGGCCCTGTTGAAGGTTGCAAGCTTGTCAGAAAGGAAAAG TCATCGTATGGATTCGTCCACTACTTCGATCGCAGATCAGCTGCTCTTGCTATATTGTCTCTAAATGGAAGGCATTT GTTTGGACAGCCTATCAAGGTCAATTGGGCATATGCTAGTGGTCAGAGAGAGGATACATCAG GTCACTTTAACATTTTTGTTGGGGATCTCAGTCCTGAGGTTACTGATGCAATGCTGTTTGCATGCTTTTCAGTCTATCCCAGTTGTTC GGATGCAAGGGTTATGTGGGATCAGAAAACTGGGCGTTCAAGAGGATTTGGGTTTGTTTCATTCCGTAACCAGCAG GAAGCACAAAGTGCAATTAATGACTTAAGTG gaAAGTGGCTCGGCAGTCGGCAGATTCGTTGTAATTGGGCAACAAAGGGTGCTAGTAGCAATGATGACAAGCAGAGCTCTGATGCCAAAAGTGTGGTGGAACTTACCAATGGCTCATCTG AGGATGGTAAAGAGACAACCAATACTGAGGCTCCTGAGAATAATCCTCAATATACTACTGTTTATGTGGGCAATCTTGCTTCAGAG GTCACCCAACTTGAACTCCATCGTCATTTCCATGCTCTTGGTGCTGGGGTGATAGAGGAGGTTCGGGTCCAGCGTGATAAGGCCTTTGGCTTTGTGAGATACAGTACTCATGCTGAGGCAGCTTTGGCTATTCAGATGGGGAATGCTCAGTCATATCTATGCGGCAAGCAAATAAAG TGTTCTTGGGGCAGCAAGCCTACACCACCAGGGACAAGCTCCAATCCACTTCCCCCACCCGCAGCACCATTACCTGGTCTTTCAGCCACTGACCTTTTAGCTTACGAACGACAACTTGCCATGAGCAAGATGGGTGGAGTTCATGCTCTAATGCACCCACAGGGACAGCATCCTCTGAAGCAGGCAGCAATGGGGGTGGGTGCTGCTGGAGCAAGCCAGGCTATATATGATGGTGGATACCCGAATGTTGCTGCTGCCCAGCAGCTAATGTACTATCAGTAA
- the LOC107897416 gene encoding oligouridylate-binding protein 1B isoform X2, translated as MQHQRLKQQQQALMQQALLQQQSLYHPGILAPPQIEPIPSGNLPAGFDPSTCRSVYVGNIHTQVTEPLLQEVFASTGPVEGCKLVRKEKSSYGFVHYFDRRSAALAILSLNGRHLFGQPIKVNWAYASGQREDTSGHFNIFVGDLSPEVTDAMLFACFSVYPSCSDARVMWDQKTGRSRGFGFVSFRNQQEAQSAINDLSGKWLGSRQIRCNWATKGASSNDDKQSSDAKKDGKETTNTEAPENNPQYTTVYVGNLASEVTQLELHRHFHALGAGVIEEVRVQRDKAFGFVRYSTHAEAALAIQMGNAQSYLCGKQIKCSWGSKPTPPGTSSNPLPPPAAPLPGLSATDLLAYERQLAMSKMGGVHALMHPQGQHPLKQAAMGVGAAGASQAIYDGGYPNVAAAQQLMYYQ; from the exons ATGCAGCACCAGAGGCTGAAGCAACAGCAACAAGCCTTGATGCAACAAGCTCTTCTTCAACAGCAGTCTCTCTATCATCCCGGCATATTAGCTCCTCCTCAG ATAGAGCCAATTCCCAGTGGAAATCTGCCTGCTGGTTTTGATCCAAGCACTTGCCGCAGTGT GTATGTGGGAAATATCCATACACAAGTGACTGAACCACTACTTCAAGAGGTTTTTGCAAGTACTGGCCCTGTTGAAGGTTGCAAGCTTGTCAGAAAGGAAAAG TCATCGTATGGATTCGTCCACTACTTCGATCGCAGATCAGCTGCTCTTGCTATATTGTCTCTAAATGGAAGGCATTT GTTTGGACAGCCTATCAAGGTCAATTGGGCATATGCTAGTGGTCAGAGAGAGGATACATCAG GTCACTTTAACATTTTTGTTGGGGATCTCAGTCCTGAGGTTACTGATGCAATGCTGTTTGCATGCTTTTCAGTCTATCCCAGTTGTTC GGATGCAAGGGTTATGTGGGATCAGAAAACTGGGCGTTCAAGAGGATTTGGGTTTGTTTCATTCCGTAACCAGCAG GAAGCACAAAGTGCAATTAATGACTTAAGTG gaAAGTGGCTCGGCAGTCGGCAGATTCGTTGTAATTGGGCAACAAAGGGTGCTAGTAGCAATGATGACAAGCAGAGCTCTGATGCCAAAA AGGATGGTAAAGAGACAACCAATACTGAGGCTCCTGAGAATAATCCTCAATATACTACTGTTTATGTGGGCAATCTTGCTTCAGAG GTCACCCAACTTGAACTCCATCGTCATTTCCATGCTCTTGGTGCTGGGGTGATAGAGGAGGTTCGGGTCCAGCGTGATAAGGCCTTTGGCTTTGTGAGATACAGTACTCATGCTGAGGCAGCTTTGGCTATTCAGATGGGGAATGCTCAGTCATATCTATGCGGCAAGCAAATAAAG TGTTCTTGGGGCAGCAAGCCTACACCACCAGGGACAAGCTCCAATCCACTTCCCCCACCCGCAGCACCATTACCTGGTCTTTCAGCCACTGACCTTTTAGCTTACGAACGACAACTTGCCATGAGCAAGATGGGTGGAGTTCATGCTCTAATGCACCCACAGGGACAGCATCCTCTGAAGCAGGCAGCAATGGGGGTGGGTGCTGCTGGAGCAAGCCAGGCTATATATGATGGTGGATACCCGAATGTTGCTGCTGCCCAGCAGCTAATGTACTATCAGTAA
- the LOC107897417 gene encoding peroxisomal (S)-2-hydroxy-acid oxidase GLO4 — MTGEPVNVNEFRELARQALPKMYYDFYTGGAEDQCTLKENEEAFRRIIIQPRILRNVRCIDLSTTVLGYNISMPVMIAPTSLQKLANPEGEIATARAASACNTIMVLSTSSTYSLEEVAACCDAIRFFQLYVYKRRDISAKLVQRAENNGYKAIVLTVDSPRLGRREADVKNKLVVPPLKNLEGLLPTKFVSDEKGSGLAALASGTLDASFCWEDITWLKSITNLPILIKGVLTREDAIKALEVGVDGMIVSNHGGRQLDYSPATISVLEEVVDAVGGKVPVLVDGGIRRGTDIFKALALGAQAVLVGRAVVYGLAAKGEKGVNRVLEMLKEELELTMALSDCCSVKEISRSHVRTKHDQQLRSML, encoded by the exons ATGACAGGAGAACCTGTTAATGTCAATGAATTCAGAGAATTAGCAAGGCAAGCCCTTCCAAAAATGTACTATGATTTCTACACTGGAGGAGCAGAGGATCAGTGCACCTTAAAAGAGAATGAGGAAGCTTTTAGAAGAATCAT TATTCAGCCTAGAATTCTTAGAAATGTGAGGTGCATTGATTTATCAACTACAGTGTTGGGTTATAACATCTCAATGCCAGTTATGATTGCCCCTACTTCTTTGCAAAAGCTCGCAAACCCTGAAG GAGAGATCGCAACTGCCAGAGCTGCATCCGCGTGTAACACGATAATG GTTTTATCCACCTCATCTACCTACTCATTGGAGGAAGTAGCAGCCTGCTGCGATGCTATTCGCTTCTTCCAACTATAT GTGTATAAGAGACGGGATATATCGGCTAAGCTGGTGCAGAGAGCTGAAAATAATGGATATAAAGCTATTGTCCTGACTGTCGATTCTCCAAGACTCGGCAGAAGGGAGGCAGATGTTAAGAACAA ACTGGTTGTACCTCCGCTGAAGAACCTGGAGGGTCTATTACCAACGAAATTTGTTTCT GATGAAAAAGGTTCAGGTTTGGCTGCTCTGGCCAGTGGGACTCTTGATGCTTCTTTCTGTTGGGAG GACATCACATGGTTGAAATCTATTACAAACTTGCCAATTCTGATCAAAGGGGTGCTCACTCGTGAAGATG CAATAAAAGCTTTGGAAGTAGGTGTTGATGGGATGATCGTCTCCAATCACGGAGGTCGGCAGCTAGATTATTCTCCTGCTACCATTTCTGTTCTAGAAGAG GTAGTTGATGCTGTAGGAGGAAAAGTTCCTGTTTTGGTTGATGGAGGAATACGGCGAGGAACTGATATTTTCAAGGCGTTGGCACTTGGTGCTCAAGCTGTCCTA GTTGGAAGGGCAGTTGTTTATGGACTAGCAGCAAAAGGGGAAAAAGGAGTGAACCGAGTGCTTGAAATGCTAAAAGAGGAGCTTGAACTCACAATGGCTCTGTCTGACTGTTGTAGCGTTAAGGAAATTAGTAGGAGCCATGTGAGGACCAAACATGATCAGCAGCTACGCTCAATGCTTTAA